In one Brevibacterium sp. CBA3109 genomic region, the following are encoded:
- a CDS encoding NAD(P)/FAD-dependent oxidoreductase: MSDPQCDVVIVGAGPTGLSAARTLQAAGKDVVVLEARDRVGGRTWTDHIDGQMYEIGGQWISPDQTALLQLVAELGKETYQRYREGDSVYIAPDGTRTVYSGDMFPVGESTQAEMERLIAQLDELAARIGPTAPWDAEDAAELDSVSFHHWLRSQSDDEIACANIGMFIAGGMLTKPATTFSALQAILMAASAGSFTHLVDDHFILDRRVVGGMQSVSEQMAAELGEDVVHLNSPVRTIEWTEDSVTVGTDAMNVSANRVIVAVPPNLYSRISYTPHLPRLQQVFHQHQSMGLVIKVHATYQTPFWREDGLCGTGFGAGQIVQEVYDNTNHGEEQGTLVGFISDVNADAMFALDEDTRKQRILESLADFLGPRALEPEVFYLSDFGAEEWTRGAYATSYDLGGLHRWGRFQNDPVGPIHFASSDIAAQGYQHVDGAIRIGQDTAAKILST, translated from the coding sequence ATGTCGGATCCACAATGCGATGTGGTCATCGTCGGAGCCGGACCGACGGGCCTGAGCGCGGCCCGGACGCTGCAGGCAGCAGGCAAAGACGTTGTCGTCCTCGAAGCCAGGGACCGGGTCGGTGGTCGGACATGGACCGACCATATCGACGGCCAGATGTACGAAATCGGTGGCCAGTGGATCTCACCGGACCAAACGGCACTCCTGCAACTCGTCGCTGAGCTGGGTAAAGAAACCTACCAGCGCTACCGGGAGGGCGACAGCGTCTATATCGCACCCGACGGCACACGCACCGTCTACAGCGGTGACATGTTCCCGGTGGGGGAGTCCACACAAGCAGAGATGGAACGCCTGATCGCCCAGCTGGACGAGCTCGCCGCCCGCATCGGACCCACCGCCCCATGGGACGCCGAAGACGCCGCAGAACTCGATTCGGTGTCCTTCCACCATTGGCTCCGCAGCCAATCGGACGATGAGATTGCATGCGCGAACATCGGCATGTTCATTGCCGGGGGAATGCTGACGAAGCCCGCCACCACCTTCTCCGCACTGCAGGCGATCCTCATGGCCGCCTCGGCGGGATCATTCACTCATCTCGTGGATGACCATTTCATTCTCGACCGTCGCGTCGTGGGAGGAATGCAGTCGGTCTCCGAGCAGATGGCAGCCGAACTCGGCGAGGACGTCGTTCACCTGAACAGCCCCGTTCGCACTATCGAGTGGACTGAGGATTCCGTAACCGTGGGCACCGATGCGATGAACGTGTCAGCGAATCGTGTCATTGTGGCCGTCCCACCGAACCTGTACTCACGCATCAGCTACACCCCGCACCTGCCGCGCCTGCAGCAGGTCTTCCATCAGCATCAGTCGATGGGCCTCGTGATCAAGGTCCACGCCACGTATCAGACACCGTTCTGGCGCGAAGACGGCCTGTGCGGAACCGGATTCGGTGCTGGGCAGATCGTGCAAGAGGTCTACGACAACACGAACCACGGTGAGGAACAGGGGACCCTCGTGGGGTTCATCTCCGACGTCAACGCCGATGCCATGTTCGCCCTCGACGAGGACACTCGCAAACAGCGCATTCTCGAATCACTCGCAGATTTCCTGGGCCCACGGGCTTTGGAGCCCGAGGTGTTCTACCTTTCTGACTTCGGAGCCGAGGAATGGACTCGAGGCGCCTATGCGACAAGCTACGACCTTGGGGGACTGCACCGGTGGGGGCGGTTCCAAAACGATCCTGTCGGTCCCATTCATTTCGCGAGTTCGGACATCGCAGCACAGGGGTACCAGCACGTCGACGGTGCGATCAGGATCGGGCAGGACACCGCAGCAAAGATCCTGAGCACCTGA
- a CDS encoding SDR family oxidoreductase has product MTSHNGSTAPEFAPFVYRSLDGRVALVAGATRGAGRAIARDLARAGAFVYCTGRSTSARPSDYGRDETIEGTAKSIREESGHAEALVCDHLHPAMIGEVVRRIDEQHGRLDILVNDIGGEAYVSWDEKFWDTDFESGMRLVNAGLLTHLNTAHAGLPLLTRRSGGLHIEITDGTPEFNDARYRDSIYLDLTKTAVSRLAFGLGHELADSACTAVAITPGWLRSEMMLDLFDTSEQTWMRDSLDVARELPPADFAISESPHFLGRTVVALASDPEYHRFNTTALSTRELGNIYDIDDIDGSRPDSWAFVAAKEADSGVNARDYR; this is encoded by the coding sequence ATGACTTCTCACAACGGGTCGACGGCACCCGAGTTCGCTCCTTTCGTCTACCGTTCACTCGACGGCAGGGTCGCGCTTGTCGCCGGTGCGACGCGCGGTGCCGGACGCGCCATTGCCCGGGATCTGGCCAGAGCGGGCGCCTTCGTGTATTGCACAGGACGATCCACCTCGGCGCGGCCCTCCGACTACGGTCGGGACGAGACCATCGAGGGCACTGCGAAAAGCATTCGGGAAGAGAGCGGCCACGCTGAGGCGCTCGTCTGCGATCACCTGCACCCGGCGATGATCGGCGAGGTGGTCCGGAGAATCGATGAGCAGCACGGGCGACTCGATATTCTGGTCAACGACATCGGGGGAGAGGCCTATGTCTCCTGGGACGAGAAGTTCTGGGACACGGATTTCGAGTCGGGAATGAGGCTGGTGAACGCAGGACTGCTCACACATCTGAACACGGCGCACGCCGGCCTGCCCCTGTTGACTCGCAGATCAGGCGGCCTGCACATCGAGATCACCGACGGAACACCCGAGTTCAATGACGCCCGCTATCGGGACAGCATCTATCTCGACCTGACGAAGACCGCTGTGAGCAGACTGGCATTCGGTCTTGGCCACGAACTGGCCGACTCGGCCTGCACTGCGGTGGCGATCACTCCCGGCTGGCTGAGATCCGAGATGATGCTCGACCTCTTCGACACGAGTGAGCAGACCTGGATGAGGGATTCGCTGGATGTGGCTCGTGAGCTGCCGCCTGCAGATTTCGCGATCTCGGAATCTCCGCACTTTCTGGGCCGGACGGTCGTAGCACTGGCATCAGACCCTGAATACCACCGGTTCAACACAACAGCACTGAGTACCCGCGAACTGGGCAATATTTATGACATTGACGATATCGATGGTTCCCGACCCGATTCCTGGGCGTTCGTGGCAGCCAAAGAGGCCGACTCGGGCGTGAACGCACGTGACTACCGATGA
- a CDS encoding helix-turn-helix transcriptional regulator — MKAARLVSEIVILGARSVPITAESLANRLEVTQRTVYRDLGDLSRMGVPVVTESGPGGGISLLGSWTTPLSGMTRDELDSVIIGGLAAADLGFSAELATAREKILSETDSVFSSDVLVDGPDWFMTYERPEELSVIVAALRSHRGLRFDYASGAGSLVRTVIPLGLVVKAGRWYLAAQPPGGRPRTYRVSRIAEIRLRYVSISRPEGFHLGDYWTRSQIEFDRSIRSATVKLRIPSDSLGDLRRAIPGRVTDEAIESGAKVEGRYVIDLPMEPPAVAVSQLITVPGVEVISPREIRVALHERARQAAVCNGL; from the coding sequence ATGAAGGCAGCACGGCTGGTGTCAGAGATCGTCATCCTCGGTGCGCGGAGTGTGCCGATCACTGCTGAGAGTCTGGCTAACCGTCTCGAGGTCACTCAGCGCACTGTCTATCGCGACCTTGGTGATCTGTCTCGTATGGGTGTCCCCGTGGTGACGGAGTCCGGCCCGGGTGGCGGCATCAGTTTGCTCGGCTCCTGGACCACTCCCCTGTCGGGGATGACTCGTGATGAGCTTGATTCCGTAATCATCGGAGGTCTCGCGGCGGCTGACCTCGGGTTCTCCGCGGAGCTGGCGACGGCACGGGAGAAGATCCTGTCCGAGACGGATTCCGTCTTCTCATCGGATGTGCTCGTCGACGGGCCGGATTGGTTTATGACATACGAGCGCCCGGAGGAGCTTTCGGTCATCGTAGCTGCTCTGCGTTCGCACCGTGGACTGCGATTCGACTACGCAAGCGGTGCCGGGTCGCTGGTTCGCACCGTCATACCGTTGGGGCTCGTCGTCAAGGCAGGGCGATGGTATTTGGCAGCGCAGCCCCCTGGTGGCAGGCCACGGACCTACCGGGTCTCGCGCATCGCTGAGATCAGACTGCGCTACGTCTCGATCTCACGGCCGGAGGGCTTCCACCTCGGCGATTATTGGACGAGATCTCAGATCGAATTCGATCGATCGATCCGATCTGCGACGGTGAAGCTGCGGATTCCCAGCGACAGCCTCGGTGATCTGCGACGTGCGATTCCCGGTCGAGTCACAGACGAGGCGATCGAGTCCGGCGCCAAGGTGGAGGGAAGATACGTGATCGACCTTCCGATGGAGCCACCGGCAGTCGCTGTGTCTCAGTTGATCACGGTACCGGGAGTCGAGGTGATATCACCACGCGAAATTCGTGTGGCACTGCACGAACGAGCGCGTCAGGCAGCAGTGTGCAACGGCCTCTGA
- a CDS encoding septal ring lytic transglycosylase RlpA family protein: MTNTAGGVLASARSRPVLSAFIVPTVATAAVVASSLAMVPDSASGDQQVVAETPVVAAAEVTQSPDEFLAKAKKQAKEKPDKISLESKTETPSPTPSESKDSTSKDATSKDSTTGGSGSKKSTPDDSDGPSKSGNSAGQSGSCPMSYYGGGDGFDGQQTANGEIFDTNKLTAAHKTLPFGSKVKITNTANGKSVTVRINDRGPYHGSRCIDLSKAAMEAVGGVGAGQITGKYEVQ, from the coding sequence GTGACGAACACTGCAGGGGGAGTGCTGGCCTCGGCGCGCTCACGCCCGGTGCTTTCCGCATTCATCGTACCCACGGTAGCGACCGCCGCTGTCGTCGCCTCCAGCCTGGCGATGGTCCCCGACAGCGCAAGTGGCGACCAACAGGTCGTTGCTGAGACACCTGTCGTTGCCGCAGCCGAAGTGACGCAGTCCCCGGACGAGTTCCTGGCCAAAGCGAAGAAGCAGGCCAAAGAGAAGCCGGACAAGATCTCCCTGGAGTCCAAGACCGAAACACCGAGCCCAACGCCGTCCGAGTCCAAGGACTCAACGAGCAAGGACGCAACGAGCAAGGATTCAACCACGGGCGGCTCAGGCTCAAAGAAGTCGACGCCCGATGACAGCGACGGCCCGTCGAAGTCCGGAAACTCCGCAGGTCAGTCCGGTTCCTGCCCGATGTCCTACTACGGTGGAGGAGACGGGTTCGACGGCCAGCAGACTGCCAATGGAGAGATCTTCGACACCAACAAGCTGACCGCGGCGCATAAGACCCTGCCGTTCGGTTCGAAGGTCAAGATCACCAACACAGCCAACGGAAAGTCTGTGACGGTGCGCATCAATGACCGTGGCCCGTACCACGGAAGCCGCTGCATCGACCTGTCCAAGGCGGCCATGGAAGCGGTCGGCGGAGTCGGCGCCGGGCAGATCACCGGCAAGTACGAGGTTCAGTGA
- a CDS encoding glycerophosphodiester phosphodiesterase family protein, whose translation MNSQAEIIAHRGGQWPGMSENTLEAFTTAHRAGVRWMETDVHASADGVLFAAHDADLTRIADRSHRIRDLNARELDSIELLAGGRLPRLTALFESLPDTAWNIDVKAAHSIAPMIRAIRSLGAEERIRLASFSSSTLRRLREALPGVRSSAGVLESALFAAGGLPGVADSGPCPLPVDLDALQVPMSFKGVPVVTEDFVSRAHHSGLQVHVWTINDAASMRILLDLDVDGIVTDDVSVGLHELTAWT comes from the coding sequence ATGAATTCTCAGGCAGAAATCATCGCCCACAGAGGCGGGCAGTGGCCCGGCATGAGTGAGAACACCCTCGAAGCCTTCACCACCGCCCATCGGGCAGGTGTGCGCTGGATGGAAACCGACGTCCATGCGTCCGCCGACGGGGTCCTGTTCGCAGCTCATGATGCCGATCTCACCCGCATCGCCGACCGCTCACATCGCATCCGCGATCTCAACGCCAGGGAGCTCGACTCCATCGAACTCCTCGCAGGAGGACGACTGCCTCGACTGACTGCTCTCTTCGAATCACTCCCGGACACGGCGTGGAACATCGATGTCAAGGCCGCCCACAGCATCGCGCCGATGATCCGCGCCATCCGCAGCCTCGGCGCTGAAGAACGAATCCGGCTCGCCTCGTTCTCCTCGTCGACCCTGCGCAGACTGCGAGAAGCTCTGCCCGGGGTTCGGTCATCGGCCGGGGTGCTGGAGTCAGCTCTGTTTGCGGCGGGAGGCCTGCCCGGCGTGGCGGATTCCGGACCCTGTCCCCTGCCTGTCGACCTCGATGCCCTGCAGGTGCCGATGTCGTTCAAGGGCGTACCCGTCGTCACCGAAGATTTCGTGTCTCGCGCTCACCATTCGGGTCTGCAGGTGCATGTGTGGACCATCAACGACGCCGCTTCCATGCGAATACTCCTCGACCTCGACGTTGATGGGATCGTCACGGACGATGTTTCAGTGGGACTGCACGAGCTCACGGCGTGGACCTGA
- a CDS encoding RNA polymerase-binding protein RbpA, with the protein MSERSLRGTQLGSRSLETEEGVEPAPRQMVEFECEDGTRFKVPFSIEAEVPSTWDSGIHGVGNRVGVNEPDGEPGKHVRSHWDMLLERRSFDELQVLLDERLAVRRGEVPAQA; encoded by the coding sequence ATGAGCGAACGCAGTCTCCGCGGAACACAGTTGGGCTCACGCAGCCTGGAAACGGAAGAGGGCGTCGAACCGGCACCTCGCCAGATGGTCGAATTCGAATGCGAGGATGGGACTAGGTTCAAGGTCCCCTTCTCGATCGAAGCCGAAGTTCCCTCCACCTGGGATTCGGGCATCCACGGCGTCGGCAACCGTGTCGGCGTGAACGAACCCGATGGTGAGCCGGGCAAGCACGTGCGGTCCCACTGGGACATGTTGCTCGAGCGCCGCTCCTTCGACGAACTTCAGGTTCTCCTCGATGAGCGACTCGCTGTTCGCCGTGGTGAGGTTCCCGCACAGGCCTGA
- a CDS encoding polyprenol monophosphomannose synthase — translation MAVVSKTLVVIPTYNERLALPVTLSGLFEVQPEVDVLVVDDGSPDGTGDWVDEQARTDKRLHVLHRSEKSGLGMAYIAGFEWALERDYDIICEFDADGSHRPLDLGQLLAVAQAGHADLVIGSRWVRGGAIVDWPRSRFFLSRAANIYVNAAMGLGVKDATAGFRAYSREVLENLDLSGVQSQGYCFQIDMTYRTVEAGFRVAEVPIVFVERELGESKMSGSIISEAFTKVAGWGLTRRRRQARGAFEHLTARSPTA, via the coding sequence GTGGCCGTGGTTTCTAAGACTTTGGTGGTCATTCCCACCTATAACGAACGACTCGCTCTACCGGTGACACTGTCCGGGCTGTTCGAGGTTCAGCCCGAAGTCGACGTTCTCGTCGTCGACGACGGCTCGCCCGACGGCACCGGTGACTGGGTCGATGAGCAGGCACGCACCGATAAGCGTCTGCACGTTCTGCACCGCAGTGAGAAGTCCGGTCTGGGGATGGCTTACATCGCCGGATTCGAATGGGCGCTGGAGCGCGACTACGACATCATCTGCGAGTTCGACGCCGATGGATCTCACCGTCCACTGGACCTCGGGCAGCTTCTGGCCGTCGCCCAGGCTGGTCATGCCGACCTCGTCATCGGCTCGAGGTGGGTCCGCGGCGGGGCCATTGTGGACTGGCCTCGCTCACGATTCTTCCTCTCCCGCGCAGCCAACATCTACGTCAACGCAGCGATGGGTCTCGGGGTCAAGGATGCGACAGCAGGATTTCGTGCGTATTCGCGGGAGGTTCTGGAGAACCTCGACCTCTCGGGAGTGCAGTCGCAGGGGTACTGCTTCCAGATCGACATGACCTACCGCACTGTCGAAGCCGGATTTCGCGTGGCCGAGGTTCCCATCGTCTTTGTCGAACGCGAACTGGGCGAGTCTAAGATGAGCGGATCAATCATCTCCGAGGCGTTCACCAAGGTGGCCGGCTGGGGGCTGACCCGCCGCAGGCGACAGGCTCGAGGTGCATTCGAGCACCTCACTGCTCGCAGTCCGACTGCCTGA
- a CDS encoding metal-dependent hydrolase, with amino-acid sequence MYFGGDVYSSVDPFATALGTKDGTVSFIGSDEAALASEPNAINLDGDFLTPGFVHGGLVLHEGAPDGDRLIESGFTHVHVLGTAEAVRDFRARAPKGLRIIAYPQLSSETAPATDPATDRASIAAADFLGLETMPETSLYIDVESNQRLGEVLDRVHDHAALAQRNGYRLLLNFSVNEEFVTPLGSSGIAMTLDPAQPQPLAQLLSAGAQVSWTDSQDSPWATVRSAVVGDRGIGARAAFNAATRFAHRAAGNPDGGVLAPGADADFVRWQVERLVVQVADARVAAWSTDPRSGTPGLPELSPDVPLPTRIALSEDA; translated from the coding sequence ATGTACTTTGGTGGAGATGTATACAGCAGTGTCGACCCTTTTGCGACTGCCTTGGGCACGAAGGACGGGACGGTCTCGTTCATCGGCTCGGATGAGGCCGCACTCGCATCGGAGCCGAACGCAATCAACCTCGACGGGGACTTTCTCACCCCAGGTTTCGTTCATGGGGGACTGGTTCTTCACGAGGGCGCTCCCGACGGTGACCGGCTCATCGAGTCCGGATTCACCCACGTGCACGTCCTCGGCACCGCCGAGGCTGTGCGGGACTTCCGGGCACGTGCACCGAAGGGGCTGAGGATCATCGCATATCCCCAGCTCAGCTCCGAGACCGCTCCAGCGACGGACCCGGCCACGGACAGAGCCAGCATCGCAGCAGCCGACTTCCTTGGCCTCGAGACGATGCCCGAGACTTCCCTATACATCGATGTCGAGTCGAACCAGCGCCTCGGCGAGGTCCTGGACCGCGTCCACGACCATGCTGCACTGGCCCAGCGCAACGGATATCGCCTGCTGCTGAACTTCAGTGTCAACGAGGAGTTCGTCACGCCGCTGGGGTCCTCTGGCATCGCGATGACTCTCGACCCCGCGCAGCCGCAACCTCTGGCGCAGCTGCTGTCGGCGGGTGCTCAAGTGTCGTGGACCGACTCACAGGACTCACCGTGGGCCACCGTGCGCTCGGCCGTTGTCGGTGACAGGGGAATCGGAGCACGAGCGGCATTCAACGCAGCCACCCGGTTCGCTCACCGGGCCGCCGGCAACCCGGACGGTGGGGTCCTCGCACCTGGAGCCGACGCGGACTTCGTCCGTTGGCAGGTCGAACGGCTCGTCGTTCAGGTTGCAGATGCACGCGTTGCCGCGTGGAGCACCGATCCGCGCTCGGGCACCCCTGGCCTGCCAGAACTCTCACCCGACGTGCCCCTGCCGACGCGCATCGCACTCAGCGAAGACGCGTAG
- a CDS encoding 5'-3' exonuclease H3TH domain-containing protein, translated as MKPLVLIDTPSLYYRAFYSVPDSIVNDEGQPVNAVRGVLDAIAQMIRRFDSPRVVATLDADWRPAFRTAIMPEYKAARVKDAEAGTEIPPELAVQLPIMTRVLRAAGIPIAEVDGTEADDVIATMAAQSRTPVVIVSPDRDLLALIDNATDVSVLRPRKGGEWEAITQTDLLEAYGVPDGTRYRELAAMRGDPSDGLPGAPGIGEKTAATLLSNFGSLESIFKAAKAGVKTGGLSPKRSATLIEEEETLHKTIEVMRCLTDVAHGLDLDSVPREIDRTAVEAAAHGQNIRRSVDNLISALGSADRDSGANTPPQPSVMPTGASAAAPDARVSAAQSPAAPIPGQASAELWSQSRLVGFDLETTGVDPSTARIVTAAFVESAESSRTWLADPGVDIPEPARAVHGISTEFAQANGDPVADVVVELCTVLADLTSEGAVVVGHNIVYDLSVLAAEVTRHQPHIDLPALLPTIVDTFVLDKRVEQFRRGKRTLTETAKRWKVTLLDAHDAAADALAALDISRALAESSEEIANLTRAEIMSAQGEWKRAQAADLQSWLRRKGNAEAVVDGSWPMA; from the coding sequence GTGAAGCCCTTGGTTCTGATCGACACGCCCTCCCTTTACTACCGTGCCTTCTATTCGGTCCCCGATTCGATCGTCAACGACGAAGGCCAGCCGGTCAACGCCGTGCGCGGCGTCCTCGATGCGATTGCGCAGATGATCCGCCGCTTCGACTCCCCGCGAGTCGTGGCGACCTTGGACGCCGATTGGCGACCGGCCTTCCGCACAGCGATCATGCCCGAATACAAGGCCGCTCGGGTCAAAGACGCGGAGGCAGGCACTGAGATCCCTCCCGAACTGGCTGTGCAGCTGCCGATCATGACCCGCGTCCTTCGTGCCGCAGGAATCCCCATCGCCGAGGTGGACGGCACCGAGGCCGACGATGTGATCGCGACCATGGCCGCCCAATCACGCACCCCTGTGGTCATCGTCTCCCCCGACCGTGACCTGCTTGCACTCATCGATAACGCCACAGATGTCAGTGTGCTTCGACCGCGCAAGGGTGGAGAATGGGAGGCCATCACCCAAACCGATCTGCTCGAGGCCTATGGCGTGCCCGATGGAACCCGGTACCGTGAGCTCGCCGCCATGCGCGGCGACCCCTCGGACGGACTGCCAGGAGCACCGGGGATCGGAGAGAAGACCGCGGCGACACTGCTGTCGAACTTCGGTTCCCTCGAATCGATCTTCAAGGCCGCGAAGGCCGGTGTGAAGACCGGGGGTCTCAGCCCCAAACGATCGGCCACCCTGATCGAAGAAGAGGAGACGCTCCACAAGACCATCGAGGTCATGCGGTGCCTGACCGATGTGGCTCATGGACTCGACCTCGACTCCGTGCCACGTGAGATCGATCGCACTGCGGTGGAGGCGGCAGCCCATGGCCAGAACATCCGCCGCTCGGTCGACAACCTCATCTCTGCTCTCGGCAGTGCCGACAGAGACTCCGGTGCCAATACACCGCCACAACCCTCCGTGATGCCCACCGGCGCAAGCGCAGCTGCTCCTGATGCCCGGGTGTCTGCTGCGCAATCTCCAGCCGCGCCGATTCCGGGCCAAGCCTCTGCTGAACTGTGGTCACAGTCGAGGCTGGTCGGTTTCGATCTCGAGACGACCGGTGTCGACCCATCGACTGCCAGGATCGTGACCGCAGCATTCGTCGAGTCCGCCGAGAGCTCACGCACCTGGCTGGCCGATCCCGGGGTCGACATACCCGAACCAGCCCGGGCCGTTCACGGAATCTCCACCGAATTCGCCCAAGCCAACGGTGACCCAGTGGCAGACGTGGTGGTCGAGCTCTGTACGGTCCTGGCCGATCTCACATCGGAAGGCGCCGTCGTCGTTGGCCACAATATCGTCTACGACCTCAGCGTCTTGGCGGCCGAAGTCACACGCCATCAGCCCCACATCGACCTCCCAGCGCTGCTGCCGACGATCGTCGATACCTTTGTCCTGGACAAGCGAGTCGAGCAGTTCCGACGGGGCAAGAGGACCCTGACCGAGACAGCCAAACGGTGGAAGGTCACCCTGCTCGACGCCCATGATGCCGCCGCGGATGCTCTTGCCGCCCTGGACATTTCCCGAGCGTTAGCCGAGAGCTCGGAAGAAATTGCGAATCTCACTCGGGCCGAAATCATGTCTGCCCAAGGCGAATGGAAACGTGCCCAGGCCGCTGACCTGCAGTCTTGGTTGCGCAGAAAGGGCAACGCCGAAGCCGTCGTCGATGGCTCCTGGCCCATGGCCTGA